In Devosia litorisediminis, one genomic interval encodes:
- the hfq gene encoding RNA chaperone Hfq: MPSEKQQNLQDSFLNHVRKQKVPVTIFLVNGVKLQGVITWFDNFCLLLRRDAQSQLVYKHAISTIMPGAPIQLFDPEQNQDSD, from the coding sequence ATGCCCAGCGAAAAGCAGCAAAACCTGCAGGATTCCTTTCTCAATCACGTGCGCAAGCAGAAGGTGCCAGTCACGATCTTCCTCGTGAATGGCGTCAAATTGCAGGGCGTGATTACCTGGTTCGACAATTTCTGCCTGCTGCTGCGCCGTGATGCGCAGTCGCAGTTGGTCTACAAGCATGCTATCTCGACCATTATGCCGGGGGCACCGATCCAGCTGTTCGATCCCGAGCAGAACCAAGACAGCGACTAA
- the hflX gene encoding GTPase HflX — protein sequence MSEFDDEGAVQKGGPKAFIDQRDQPFRVGIVVPDVRGHFSQHSIEARQAEFEGLAGAIGLDVQFSEVVKVREIKPATFIGGGHTETLAGKVKEDKIDLLLIDAQLTAIQQRNLEKETAAKVLDRTGLILEIFGDRAATREGVLQVELAHLNYQKGRLVRSWTHLERQRGSGGSGFMGGPGETQIESDRRQIMDRIVLLEDRLEKVKKTRMQQRSQREGTPIVALVGYTNAGKSSLFNAMTRSEVFAKDLLFATLDTTVRKLALPHGREIMLSDTVGFVADLPTDLVAAFRATLEEVIDADVILHARDIANPDHLAQAQDVISVLGDLGVLAETTPIIEVWNKIDLLGQGGLALEDALASIAPASKVAAVVPVSALTGQGLDALALAVETALGEKSRSYHVHVPHSAGGDIGWLHSHTEVISRDEPTEQGTGFMVRVEPRHKTAFLERFNGRIDSSDA from the coding sequence ATGAGCGAATTCGACGATGAAGGGGCCGTCCAGAAGGGCGGCCCAAAGGCGTTTATTGACCAGCGAGACCAGCCATTTCGGGTGGGCATTGTTGTGCCGGATGTGCGCGGGCATTTTTCGCAGCACTCCATTGAAGCGCGACAGGCCGAATTTGAGGGACTGGCCGGGGCCATCGGCCTGGACGTTCAGTTCTCCGAAGTGGTCAAGGTGCGCGAGATCAAGCCGGCGACGTTTATCGGTGGCGGTCACACCGAAACGCTGGCCGGCAAGGTCAAGGAAGACAAGATTGACCTGTTGCTGATCGATGCGCAGCTGACTGCCATTCAGCAGCGCAATCTGGAGAAGGAAACCGCGGCCAAGGTGCTGGACCGGACCGGGTTGATCCTTGAAATCTTTGGCGACCGGGCTGCCACGCGTGAAGGTGTGTTGCAGGTCGAGTTGGCGCATCTGAACTATCAGAAGGGTCGTCTGGTACGGTCCTGGACCCACCTTGAACGCCAGCGCGGCAGTGGCGGCAGCGGCTTTATGGGTGGCCCTGGTGAAACCCAGATTGAAAGCGATCGACGCCAGATCATGGATCGTATCGTGCTGCTTGAAGACCGACTGGAGAAGGTCAAAAAGACCCGCATGCAGCAGCGTTCGCAGCGCGAAGGCACACCGATCGTGGCGCTGGTGGGCTACACCAATGCTGGTAAATCAAGCCTGTTCAACGCGATGACGCGCTCGGAAGTGTTTGCCAAGGACCTGCTGTTCGCGACGCTGGACACCACGGTGCGCAAGCTGGCGCTGCCGCATGGGCGCGAGATCATGCTCAGTGACACGGTGGGCTTTGTGGCAGACCTGCCAACCGATCTGGTGGCCGCTTTCCGCGCGACGCTGGAAGAGGTGATCGACGCCGATGTGATCCTGCACGCGCGCGACATAGCCAACCCGGACCATCTGGCCCAGGCGCAGGACGTTATCAGTGTGCTGGGCGATCTGGGCGTGCTGGCCGAAACCACGCCGATCATTGAGGTGTGGAACAAGATCGACCTGTTGGGGCAGGGCGGTCTGGCGCTCGAAGACGCGCTGGCCAGTATTGCGCCGGCCAGCAAGGTTGCCGCCGTTGTGCCGGTTTCCGCGCTAACCGGGCAGGGGCTTGATGCGCTGGCGTTGGCGGTCGAGACGGCACTGGGCGAAAAAAGCCGCAGCTATCACGTGCATGTGCCGCATAGCGCCGGTGGCGATATTGGCTGGCTGCATTCGCATACCGAAGTGATTTCGCGCGACGAACCCACCGAGCAGGGCACCGGATTCATGGTGCGGGTCGAGCCACGCCACAAGACGGCGTTCCTGGAACGCTTCAACGGCCGGATCGACAGCTCAGACGCCTAG
- the mazG gene encoding nucleoside triphosphate pyrophosphohydrolase, giving the protein MQPSRDISRLIEIMAALRNPDGGCPWDLEQDFSSIRHYTIEEAYEVSDAIEREDYDDLREELGDLLLQPIYHAQMATEAGHFDIGDVIYGITQKLIRRHPHVFGEDAAQGAEMAKGRWEAIKVEERAAKAARKGDITPSLLDDVPHVLPALARAEKLTKRAAKVGFDWPDFASVQAKVAEELAEVSEAHQRQDQAAVHEEIGDLLFAVANLARQAGVDAEGALRDANFKFTRRFHHVEQRCREDGVDPKDAGLDRLDGYWNEIRAADKL; this is encoded by the coding sequence ATGCAGCCCTCACGCGACATCTCACGCCTGATCGAAATCATGGCCGCCCTGCGTAACCCCGATGGTGGCTGCCCATGGGATCTGGAGCAGGATTTCTCCAGCATTCGCCACTATACGATCGAGGAAGCCTATGAGGTTTCAGACGCTATCGAGCGCGAAGATTATGATGATCTGCGCGAGGAACTGGGCGACTTGCTGTTGCAGCCGATCTACCACGCCCAGATGGCCACCGAGGCTGGCCATTTCGACATTGGTGACGTCATCTACGGCATCACCCAGAAACTGATCCGCCGCCATCCACACGTATTTGGGGAAGACGCCGCTCAGGGCGCTGAAATGGCCAAAGGTCGCTGGGAAGCCATCAAGGTCGAGGAGCGCGCCGCCAAAGCGGCCCGCAAGGGTGATATCACCCCTTCCCTTCTTGACGATGTGCCCCATGTCCTGCCGGCTTTGGCCCGTGCCGAAAAGCTTACCAAGCGCGCGGCCAAAGTGGGCTTTGACTGGCCCGATTTCGCGTCAGTGCAGGCCAAGGTCGCCGAGGAACTGGCCGAAGTGAGCGAAGCGCACCAGCGTCAGGATCAGGCGGCGGTGCACGAGGAAATTGGCGACCTGCTGTTTGCTGTCGCCAATCTGGCCCGTCAGGCCGGTGTCGATGCCGAGGGCGCCCTGCGCGACGCCAACTTCAAGTTCACCCGCCGCTTTCATCACGTCGAGCAGCGCTGCCGAGAAGATGGCGTTGACCCCAAGGATGCCGGGCTCGACCGCCTGGACGGCTACTGGAATGAAATCCGCGCCGCCGACAAGCTCTAG
- the fgd gene encoding glucose-6-phosphate dehydrogenase (coenzyme-F420) yields MAAKEDDVRFGYKASAEQFAPNTLLKFAIEAEQAGFDSVFVSDHFQPWKHTDGHAPFAPAWMAAVLAKTERIILGTSVLTPTFRLHPSVVAHAFGTLGSMFPGRVILGVGTGESLNEVPSTGMVWPELKERSARMREAVALIRQLWSEDRVTFEGEYYKTQNATIYDKPDEMVPIYLAAGGPLNAKYAGRAGDGFICTSGKGEELYVDKLLPNVALGREESALADKPFERMIEVKVSFDTDPEAALENTRGWAALSLTAEEKHSIEDPAEMERLASELPIERIAKRWIVSSDPDEHVSAIKTYMDYGFDHLVFHAPGDDQSRFLALYAKEILPRLRALAPAGQ; encoded by the coding sequence ATGGCTGCCAAGGAGGACGATGTGCGTTTCGGATACAAGGCTTCTGCTGAGCAATTCGCGCCCAACACGTTGCTGAAATTCGCCATCGAGGCCGAGCAAGCCGGGTTCGACTCGGTGTTTGTCAGCGATCACTTTCAGCCCTGGAAGCATACCGACGGCCATGCGCCGTTCGCACCCGCCTGGATGGCCGCGGTGCTGGCCAAGACCGAACGGATCATATTGGGCACGTCGGTGCTGACACCGACATTCCGCCTGCATCCGTCGGTTGTGGCGCATGCCTTTGGTACGTTGGGTTCGATGTTTCCCGGCCGGGTCATTCTGGGCGTCGGTACCGGCGAGTCGCTCAACGAGGTGCCATCGACCGGCATGGTTTGGCCCGAACTCAAGGAACGGTCGGCCCGTATGCGCGAAGCTGTGGCCTTGATCCGACAGCTGTGGAGCGAGGACCGCGTGACGTTCGAGGGCGAATACTACAAGACGCAGAACGCCACGATCTATGACAAGCCCGACGAAATGGTGCCGATCTATCTGGCCGCTGGCGGGCCTTTGAACGCGAAATATGCTGGCCGCGCCGGCGACGGTTTCATCTGTACATCAGGCAAGGGCGAAGAGCTTTACGTCGACAAACTGCTGCCCAATGTGGCGCTTGGCCGCGAAGAATCCGCGTTGGCTGACAAGCCTTTCGAGCGGATGATTGAAGTGAAAGTCTCGTTCGATACCGATCCTGAGGCGGCGCTGGAGAACACGCGTGGCTGGGCGGCGCTATCGCTGACGGCGGAGGAAAAACACTCGATCGAAGATCCTGCGGAAATGGAGCGCCTCGCGTCCGAACTGCCGATTGAGCGTATTGCGAAGCGCTGGATCGTCTCGAGCGATCCGGATGAGCATGTGAGCGCCATCAAGACCTATATGGATTATGGCTTTGATCATCTGGTATTCCATGCACCAGGTGATGATCAGAGCCGCTTCCTGGCGCTCTATGCCAAGGAAATTCTGCCGCGCTTGCGCGCATTGGCGCCAGCCGGGCAGTAG
- the cofE gene encoding coenzyme F420-0:L-glutamate ligase: MSLPRFTVWGVTGVPEIGAGDDLVSHILQAVAAQEADDPEAALRDGDILVVTSKIVSKAEGRQFPAADREKVIAQDTVRVVAERVHPGGVTQIVETRHGLIMAAAGVDTSNVPDGIALRLPEDPDASARAMCAGLRERLGITLGLIITDTMGRPWRVGQTDVAIGAAGVMVTDDMRGGVDANGRPLQVTITVLADELAGATDLVKGKATGIPIAVVRGLGRLVTDVDAPGARTLVRSVDDDMFRFGSAEAYRLGYEAALAELRDGGQTTSKRVKQRQD; this comes from the coding sequence ATGAGTTTGCCGCGATTTACGGTGTGGGGCGTTACTGGTGTCCCCGAAATTGGTGCCGGTGATGATCTGGTCAGCCACATCCTGCAGGCCGTCGCCGCGCAGGAAGCGGACGATCCAGAAGCAGCACTGCGCGATGGCGATATTCTGGTGGTGACCAGCAAGATCGTTTCCAAGGCGGAAGGTCGGCAATTTCCTGCCGCGGATCGCGAGAAGGTCATTGCGCAGGATACGGTGCGCGTCGTGGCCGAGCGCGTGCATCCCGGTGGCGTGACGCAGATCGTCGAGACCCGTCATGGCCTGATCATGGCTGCTGCAGGCGTGGATACGTCCAATGTGCCTGATGGAATTGCCCTGCGGCTGCCAGAGGATCCCGATGCTTCGGCACGGGCGATGTGTGCTGGCCTACGGGAGCGCCTGGGGATCACGCTTGGCCTCATCATCACCGACACCATGGGGCGGCCTTGGCGCGTCGGTCAGACCGATGTGGCTATTGGCGCTGCTGGCGTGATGGTTACAGATGACATGCGCGGCGGCGTCGATGCCAATGGGCGTCCGTTGCAGGTGACCATTACAGTGTTGGCTGATGAACTGGCCGGCGCCACCGATCTGGTCAAGGGCAAGGCCACAGGCATTCCCATTGCCGTGGTGCGCGGTTTGGGTCGTCTGGTCACCGATGTCGATGCGCCTGGCGCCCGTACGCTGGTGCGTTCGGTCGATGATGACATGTTCCGCTTTGGCTCTGCCGAGGCTTATCGCCTGGGTTATGAAGCCGCGCTGGCCGAGCTGCGCGATGGCGGCCAGACCACCTCAAAACGCGTCAAACAACGGCAGGATTAA
- a CDS encoding putative F420-0 ABC transporter substrate-binding protein, with protein MRASFLAAFAAVSLSAAPVLAQTSYPLSIENCGVSVVFDAAPKRVVTIKSTATEMLLALGLGNRIVGVGFQDGPVPQAWAVGAGALPVLAEKLPSQEVVLEVEPDLIYGGWESNFAADGAGERASLASLGVASYVSPAACRSIKPAKLSFDGLFADIAEMGAIFDASSAADALIAEQQEALAAIPADDRGLSVLWYSSGTKAPYVGAGSNAPAMMMAALGLNNIMGDVDEGWVSASWEAIVDANPDVIILVDAAWNSVDQKKQLLAENPITSQLDAVIHERYLVVPFPASEAGVRNVGATADMAAQLAALSFLK; from the coding sequence ATGCGTGCCTCTTTTCTCGCGGCATTTGCCGCCGTGTCGCTGTCTGCCGCGCCAGTGCTGGCCCAGACCAGCTATCCCTTGAGCATCGAGAACTGCGGCGTGTCCGTCGTGTTCGACGCAGCGCCCAAGCGCGTGGTGACGATCAAGTCGACAGCCACCGAAATGTTGCTGGCCCTTGGTCTGGGTAACAGGATTGTCGGCGTGGGTTTTCAGGATGGTCCGGTGCCACAGGCCTGGGCGGTCGGCGCTGGGGCGCTGCCGGTGCTGGCTGAAAAGCTGCCATCGCAGGAAGTGGTGCTCGAAGTGGAGCCCGACCTCATCTATGGCGGCTGGGAAAGCAATTTTGCGGCGGACGGCGCTGGCGAACGGGCCAGCCTGGCCAGCCTGGGTGTCGCCAGTTATGTCTCGCCGGCTGCCTGTCGCTCGATCAAGCCGGCCAAGCTGAGCTTTGACGGCCTGTTTGCCGATATCGCCGAGATGGGCGCGATATTTGATGCATCTTCGGCAGCAGACGCGCTGATTGCCGAACAGCAGGAAGCACTCGCCGCCATCCCCGCCGACGATCGTGGGCTGAGCGTGCTGTGGTATTCGTCAGGCACCAAGGCGCCCTATGTCGGAGCGGGCAGCAATGCGCCGGCCATGATGATGGCAGCGCTGGGACTGAACAATATCATGGGTGATGTCGACGAAGGCTGGGTTTCGGCCAGCTGGGAAGCCATTGTCGATGCCAATCCCGACGTGATCATCCTGGTTGATGCGGCGTGGAATTCGGTGGACCAAAAGAAGCAATTGCTCGCCGAGAATCCGATTACCAGTCAGCTCGATGCGGTCATTCACGAGCGGTACCTTGTGGTGCCGTTCCCGGCCTCCGAGGCCGGGGTGCGCAATGTCGGGGCGACAGCCGATATGGCGGCGCAACTGGCGGCGTTGTCCTTCTTAAAATGA
- a CDS encoding putative F420-0 ABC transporter permease subunit, translating into MSLTRGPRIALGAGLWALLLASVVLAVTFGPADIAPQEVWQTIGNHFGLPMDSPVTRLRDAIIWELRLPRVLVAAGIGAGLALCGAIMQALTRNPLADPYLLGLSSGASFGAVVFLLAGAALLMPIGAFLGAGAAMALTLLITRLLGGATPSRAILAGIAISALAAAGTSFLIFWSATGDSYREILSWLMGSLSGTGWGDAGIVLSAVVLLGVPMLMSGRSLDAFAFGDAAAATLGIDVAQLRWVLLGATALLTGALVAIGGAIGFVGLIIPHVVRLGTGSRHRVLLPVTMLVGAIFMVWTDTAARSLFSPRELPVGIITALLGAPIFLLVLLRYRRVT; encoded by the coding sequence ATGAGTTTGACCCGCGGCCCTCGGATAGCGCTTGGCGCCGGGCTGTGGGCGCTATTGCTGGCGAGCGTGGTGTTGGCGGTGACCTTTGGGCCCGCCGATATAGCGCCGCAGGAGGTCTGGCAGACCATTGGCAACCATTTCGGCTTGCCGATGGACAGTCCGGTGACGCGGCTGCGCGATGCGATCATCTGGGAATTGCGGCTGCCACGCGTACTGGTTGCCGCCGGGATTGGCGCGGGGCTGGCGCTATGTGGCGCCATCATGCAGGCGCTGACCCGCAATCCGCTGGCGGATCCCTATCTGCTGGGCCTTTCGTCCGGTGCCTCGTTCGGGGCCGTGGTGTTTTTGCTAGCCGGGGCGGCCTTGCTGATGCCGATCGGGGCGTTTCTGGGTGCCGGGGCCGCCATGGCGCTGACGTTACTGATCACAAGGCTTCTGGGTGGCGCCACGCCGTCGCGGGCCATTCTGGCGGGCATTGCCATTTCAGCGCTGGCGGCAGCAGGAACATCCTTTTTGATCTTCTGGTCGGCGACGGGTGATTCCTATCGTGAAATCCTGAGCTGGTTGATGGGCTCGCTCAGTGGCACTGGTTGGGGTGATGCGGGCATTGTCCTGAGCGCCGTCGTGCTGCTCGGTGTGCCGATGCTGATGAGTGGCCGCTCGCTTGATGCCTTTGCCTTTGGTGACGCGGCGGCGGCGACGCTGGGGATCGATGTGGCCCAGTTGCGCTGGGTGCTGCTGGGTGCCACGGCGCTGCTGACCGGTGCGCTCGTTGCCATTGGCGGCGCGATCGGTTTTGTGGGCCTGATCATTCCTCATGTGGTGCGCCTGGGGACCGGTTCGCGCCATCGGGTGCTGTTGCCGGTGACCATGCTGGTGGGTGCCATCTTCATGGTGTGGACCGATACCGCAGCGCGCAGCCTGTTCTCGCCGCGTGAATTGCCGGTGGGGATCATCACCGCTCTACTGGGCGCGCCGATCTTTCTGCTCGTACTGTTGCGCTATCGGCGGGTGACATGA
- a CDS encoding ABC transporter ATP-binding protein has product MSAGLAFSEVVVRAGQSTLLDGVSCAARAGRLTGLIGPNGAGKSTLMRAALGLVAMDSGSIRFGDADLPAMARRDRAQMSAFVEQSGASEVHLSAREVVMLGRIPFQSLWQSTAGPQDDAAADAALAAVGMTGFAERQYQTLSGGEQQRLQVARALAQQPQLLILDEPTNHLDVHAQLSILNLLRQRAQAGATVLLALHDLNLAAAFCDELVVLHHGRQVAQGSPQAVLTPALLADVYAVKASVLAHPHSGRPMIAYDLPSD; this is encoded by the coding sequence ATGAGCGCGGGGCTGGCGTTCAGCGAAGTGGTGGTGCGCGCCGGGCAAAGCACGCTGCTTGATGGCGTCAGCTGTGCAGCGCGCGCAGGCCGATTGACCGGTCTGATTGGTCCCAATGGCGCCGGGAAATCGACATTAATGCGGGCGGCTCTGGGGCTCGTTGCCATGGATAGCGGTTCAATTCGCTTTGGTGACGCTGATCTGCCTGCCATGGCGCGGCGGGATCGGGCGCAAATGAGCGCGTTCGTCGAACAGAGCGGCGCGAGCGAGGTGCATCTGAGTGCCCGCGAAGTGGTGATGCTGGGCCGTATTCCGTTTCAATCGCTCTGGCAATCAACGGCGGGCCCGCAGGATGATGCCGCAGCCGATGCGGCGCTGGCTGCCGTGGGCATGACCGGCTTTGCCGAGCGGCAATACCAGACGCTTTCGGGTGGCGAACAACAGCGTCTGCAGGTGGCGCGAGCCTTGGCCCAGCAGCCGCAATTGCTGATTCTGGATGAGCCCACCAATCACCTTGATGTGCATGCGCAATTGAGCATTCTCAACCTGCTGCGGCAGCGGGCGCAGGCCGGCGCGACGGTTTTGCTGGCGTTGCATGATCTCAATCTGGCGGCAGCGTTCTGTGACGAGCTGGTGGTCCTCCATCACGGCCGGCAAGTGGCTCAGGGTTCACCCCAGGCGGTGTTGACCCCTGCCCTGCTGGCCGATGTCTATGCCGTCAAGGCGAGCGTTCTGGCGCATCCGCATTCAGGACGGCCGATGATTGCCTATGATCTGCCATCTGATTGA
- a CDS encoding TIGR03842 family LLM class F420-dependent oxidoreductase, giving the protein MEFGITFKGFIEPERARYLVRAAEYAGFTYCWFYDSHILWRDCYAAIAMCMEHTTDMRFGPLVTNPDVRDWSVAASLFGSLSKQSGGRFDLAVGRGDSSRRVMGKKPAKLARVAEFIEKTRAMVRGEAVTYDDIPEPVQFPWAVGHDMPSWIAAYGPLALKTAGEHADGVVLQLADPGLCKWFTDQCLDAGKAAGKDMSNYRSMAAAPAYFGDKARAIEATKWFPAMVGNHVADIVEKYGADSDQVPASLTSYIEKRRGYDYSKHGQADNPFLDFITPDVVENFCVLGEPEEHIAKMHALKAAGITQFNIYLDSGDEEEIIAGYGRHVIPAFR; this is encoded by the coding sequence ATGGAATTCGGAATCACCTTCAAGGGTTTCATTGAACCCGAACGGGCGCGTTACCTGGTGCGCGCTGCTGAATATGCTGGCTTCACCTATTGCTGGTTCTACGATTCACACATTCTGTGGCGCGACTGTTACGCCGCCATTGCCATGTGCATGGAACACACAACCGATATGCGGTTTGGTCCGCTGGTGACCAATCCCGATGTGCGCGACTGGTCGGTGGCCGCGTCGCTGTTCGGTTCGCTGTCCAAGCAGAGTGGCGGACGCTTTGATCTGGCTGTTGGTCGCGGCGACAGTTCGCGCCGGGTGATGGGCAAAAAGCCAGCCAAGCTGGCCCGTGTTGCGGAATTCATCGAAAAGACCCGCGCCATGGTTCGCGGCGAGGCTGTCACCTATGATGACATCCCCGAGCCCGTCCAGTTCCCGTGGGCCGTTGGCCACGACATGCCGAGCTGGATTGCCGCCTATGGTCCGCTGGCGCTGAAAACCGCCGGTGAACATGCCGATGGCGTGGTGCTGCAGCTGGCAGATCCCGGGCTATGCAAATGGTTCACGGACCAGTGTCTGGATGCGGGCAAGGCCGCAGGCAAGGATATGAGCAATTACCGCTCTATGGCTGCTGCCCCCGCCTATTTCGGCGACAAGGCCCGCGCTATCGAGGCCACGAAGTGGTTCCCCGCCATGGTGGGCAATCACGTGGCTGATATTGTCGAAAAATATGGCGCCGACAGCGATCAGGTGCCAGCCAGCCTGACCAGCTATATCGAAAAGCGTCGCGGCTACGACTATTCCAAGCATGGTCAGGCCGATAACCCGTTCCTGGATTTCATCACGCCCGACGTGGTGGAGAACTTCTGTGTGCTTGGCGAGCCCGAGGAGCACATTGCCAAGATGCATGCGCTCAAGGCTGCGGGCATCACGCAATTCAACATCTATCTCGATAGTGGCGATGAGGAAGAGATCATTGCCGGCTATGGCCGACACGTGATCCCGGCGTTTCGCTAA
- a CDS encoding MBL fold metallo-hydrolase, with protein sequence MPAAQRIIATILGCGSSGGVPRIGNVWGACDPDEPRNRRRRCSLLIEGWTDGSEVPTRVLIDTGCDLREQLLDAGVDSVDAVLYTHEHADHTHGIDDLRVLALHNRRRVDVYFTQAAGDRIREAFGYCFSSPKGSDYPPILNAHEIVAGQHLSIDGPGGTLDISAFEQEHGNINSLGFRIAGLAYSCDLSGFPDASHAALTGLDLWIVDALRPTPHPSHLSLPETLDWIERFAPRQAVLTDMHIDLDYARLDAETPAHITPAFDGMRIDVVTGTILNR encoded by the coding sequence ATGCCGGCCGCGCAACGGATCATTGCGACCATTCTGGGCTGCGGCTCATCGGGCGGCGTGCCGCGCATTGGCAATGTCTGGGGCGCCTGCGACCCTGACGAACCCCGCAACCGGCGTCGGCGCTGCTCGCTGCTGATCGAGGGTTGGACCGATGGCAGCGAGGTGCCCACGCGTGTATTGATCGACACCGGATGCGATCTGCGCGAACAATTGCTTGATGCCGGCGTCGATAGCGTTGATGCCGTGCTTTATACCCACGAACATGCCGACCACACCCATGGCATTGATGATCTGCGCGTTCTGGCGCTGCACAATCGTCGCCGGGTCGATGTCTATTTCACGCAGGCGGCGGGCGACCGTATTCGCGAAGCCTTTGGCTATTGCTTTTCCAGCCCCAAGGGCAGCGACTATCCGCCCATTCTCAATGCCCATGAAATCGTGGCAGGCCAGCATCTGAGCATCGATGGTCCGGGCGGTACTCTTGATATTTCCGCCTTTGAGCAGGAGCACGGCAATATCAACTCGCTCGGCTTCCGCATTGCTGGACTTGCCTATTCCTGCGATCTGTCCGGCTTTCCAGATGCCTCCCACGCCGCCCTGACCGGTCTTGATCTGTGGATCGTGGATGCCTTGCGGCCCACGCCGCACCCCAGCCATCTCAGCCTGCCCGAAACGCTGGACTGGATCGAGCGCTTTGCGCCGCGCCAGGCCGTGTTGACCGATATGCATATCGACCTCGACTATGCCCGGCTCGACGCGGAAACGCCGGCGCACATAACGCCGGCGTTCGATGGCATGAGAATTGACGTCGTAACCGGCACCATCCTCAATCGCTAA
- a CDS encoding TatD family hydrolase: MLIDSHCHLDFEALTNDIDGVMARAAAAGVTGMVTISTHVEKFSTYIALAERFDNVWCSVGTHPHHADEELHIQTDDLVRLSAHPRCVAIGEAGLDYFYDNAPRQAQATGLRRHIAAARITGLPLVIHSRKCDDDIAAILKDESGQGAFPFLLHCFTAGTDLARTALDLGGYISFSGIITFKNAEEIRDVAKFVPANRYLVETDAPYLAPIPHRGQSNEPSFVRYTAEKVAEVRGVSLEQLGAETTANFARLFSKTGLA; this comes from the coding sequence ATGTTGATCGACAGCCACTGCCATCTGGACTTCGAAGCCCTGACCAATGACATCGACGGTGTGATGGCGCGTGCCGCCGCCGCCGGCGTCACCGGAATGGTCACGATATCCACACATGTGGAAAAGTTCTCCACATACATCGCACTGGCCGAACGCTTCGACAATGTCTGGTGCTCCGTCGGCACCCACCCGCACCACGCCGATGAAGAGCTGCACATCCAGACCGACGATCTGGTGCGGCTTTCGGCCCACCCACGCTGCGTTGCCATCGGGGAGGCCGGCCTGGACTACTTCTATGACAACGCCCCGCGCCAGGCTCAGGCCACCGGGCTGCGTCGTCATATTGCCGCTGCGCGCATTACCGGTCTTCCACTGGTTATCCACAGCCGCAAGTGCGACGACGACATTGCGGCGATCCTCAAGGACGAAAGCGGGCAGGGGGCATTCCCCTTCCTGCTGCACTGCTTTACCGCCGGCACGGATCTCGCCCGAACCGCGCTGGATCTGGGTGGCTATATCTCCTTCTCGGGCATCATCACCTTCAAGAACGCCGAAGAAATTCGTGACGTCGCCAAATTCGTGCCAGCTAATCGCTATCTGGTCGAAACCGATGCTCCCTATCTGGCGCCCATTCCGCATCGCGGCCAATCCAACGAGCCCAGCTTTGTCCGTTACACAGCTGAAAAGGTCGCCGAGGTGCGCGGTGTCAGCCTTGAACAACTCGGCGCCGAGACGACCGCCAACTTCGCGCGTCTATTCTCAAAAACCGGACTGGCCTGA